One window from the genome of Magnetospirillum sp. WYHS-4 encodes:
- a CDS encoding N-formylglutamate amidohydrolase, with translation MTANPSFGPAMEAVLIGPDDPPAVETGEPDGVPRPFLLIADHAGNRVPLALGDLGLAEAEFSRHIGYDIGAAAVVRRMALRLQAPRVLSAYSRLVVDCNRDPADPTCIPAISDGVPIPGNRHLSVRQRALRLAAIHEPYHRAVAARLGLFREAGTVPWLLSVHSFTPSLGGVVRPWDAGVLWNRDLRLAAPLMARLCAAGLTVGDNEPYSGRGVAYTIDRHAVPAGLPHGTVEIRQDHLESKAGIDRWADLLAGILEDMHVDFSGLPNTCRGPG, from the coding sequence ATGACCGCGAATCCATCGTTCGGACCGGCAATGGAAGCGGTGCTGATCGGTCCGGACGATCCCCCGGCGGTTGAAACCGGCGAACCTGACGGCGTACCCCGCCCATTCCTCCTGATCGCCGATCACGCGGGAAACCGTGTGCCTTTGGCCCTCGGCGATCTGGGTTTGGCGGAAGCCGAATTCTCCCGGCACATCGGCTACGACATCGGTGCGGCGGCGGTCGTGCGTCGCATGGCTCTCCGACTTCAAGCCCCGCGGGTCCTGTCCGCCTATTCGCGCCTGGTGGTCGACTGCAACCGGGACCCGGCCGATCCGACCTGCATCCCCGCGATCAGCGACGGCGTCCCCATCCCCGGCAACCGGCACTTGAGCGTCCGCCAGCGGGCCCTTCGCCTCGCCGCCATCCACGAACCCTACCACCGGGCCGTTGCCGCCCGCCTCGGGCTTTTCCGGGAAGCGGGCACGGTCCCCTGGCTGCTTTCCGTCCATAGCTTCACGCCTAGCCTGGGCGGGGTGGTCCGGCCCTGGGACGCGGGCGTGTTGTGGAACCGGGATCTGCGCTTGGCGGCGCCCCTGATGGCCCGGCTGTGTGCAGCGGGGCTGACGGTCGGCGACAACGAGCCCTATTCCGGCCGCGGCGTCGCCTATACCATCGACCGGCACGCGGTCCCCGCTGGCCTGCCGCATGGGACGGTTGAAATTCGCCAGGATCATCTGGAATCGAAGGCGGGTATCGACCGCTGGGCGGACCTTCTGGCGGGAATCCTGGAGGATATGCACGTCGATTTCAGCGGACTACCGAATACTTGTCGAGGGCCTGGTTGA
- the infA gene encoding translation initiation factor IF-1: MAKEEVLEFTGTVTELLPNAMFRVKLDNNHEILAHTAGKMRKFRIRVLAGDRVNVEMTPYDLTKGRITFRYK, from the coding sequence ATGGCGAAAGAGGAAGTCCTGGAATTTACCGGGACGGTCACCGAGCTTCTGCCCAATGCCATGTTCCGGGTGAAGCTGGACAACAACCACGAAATCCTGGCCCATACCGCCGGCAAGATGCGCAAGTTCCGTATTCGCGTCCTGGCCGGCGACCGCGTCAACGTCGAGATGACGCCCTACGATCTGACCAAGGGCCGCATCACCTTCCGCTACAAGTAA
- a CDS encoding STAS domain-containing protein, which translates to MKHDVRDEGKAVVVAFQGDVDLESSREARKVLLEAAGRKKALLVDLSGVSYIDSSGVASLVEALQTAKKNGQALALVAVSEAALRVLRLARLDKIFVIHPTVAEGLNLVP; encoded by the coding sequence ATGAAACACGACGTAAGGGATGAGGGCAAGGCGGTCGTGGTGGCCTTCCAGGGGGACGTGGACCTGGAAAGCTCCCGCGAGGCGCGCAAGGTCCTCTTGGAAGCGGCGGGACGCAAGAAGGCCCTGCTGGTCGATCTGTCGGGGGTTTCCTACATCGACAGTTCGGGCGTGGCGTCCCTGGTGGAGGCCCTGCAGACCGCCAAGAAGAACGGTCAGGCCCTGGCCCTGGTGGCGGTCAGCGAGGCCGCTCTCCGGGTGCTCAGGCTGGCCCGGCTGGACAAGATATTCGTCATCCACCCCACCGTGGCCGAGGGCCTGAACCTGGTTCCCTGA
- a CDS encoding DUF2312 domain-containing protein has product MTDVGGIAADRLRTIIERIERLEEEKAALAADIRDVYAEAKGAGFDIKVVRQIVRLRKLDHADRKEQEEIMELYKRALDM; this is encoded by the coding sequence ATGACCGATGTCGGGGGAATCGCGGCGGATCGCCTGCGTACCATCATCGAACGGATCGAGCGACTGGAAGAGGAGAAAGCCGCCCTTGCAGCGGACATCCGCGACGTCTACGCGGAAGCCAAGGGAGCAGGCTTCGATATCAAGGTCGTGCGCCAGATCGTCCGCCTGCGGAAGCTCGACCATGCCGACCGCAAGGAGCAGGAGGAGATCATGGAACTCTACAAGCGCGCGCTAGACATGTAG
- a CDS encoding response regulator, translating into MAPYNLERVSILLVEDNRYVRNIIQDLLRHFRFGRVSVCSNGEEAIDFLKSMGSAAMPGGTAALDIVISDLVMSPINGLLLLRWLRSAKESPNRFLPFIMLSGAADREYVNACRDLGGTEFLAKPFAVETVYRHILEVIDYPRQFVATQHYFGPDRRRRVLPPSDGHERRIAREEDAVVVYSSERVVKPQETADVWFFRLPNRLKEKAGGLGKGGGEPGDIPLDLLREAEAMLDRAALDFAQWATTYLAKLSDLCTDAVMKPGRRDSYFREINLLAHELRGQGGTFGYPLVSMFGKMLYDLTGENCREDDNAVEIVKAHIDAMRAVLREKIAGDGGKIGRDLLVSLNQALDKYSVVR; encoded by the coding sequence TTGGCGCCATACAATCTCGAACGGGTTTCGATCCTGTTGGTCGAGGATAACCGGTACGTCCGGAACATCATCCAGGACTTGTTGCGCCATTTCCGTTTCGGCCGTGTTTCGGTCTGCTCCAACGGGGAGGAAGCCATCGACTTCCTCAAATCCATGGGATCTGCGGCCATGCCGGGCGGAACGGCGGCACTCGACATCGTGATTTCAGACTTGGTGATGTCGCCGATCAACGGCCTGCTGTTGCTGCGCTGGCTGCGTTCGGCCAAGGAATCTCCCAACCGCTTCCTGCCCTTCATCATGCTGTCGGGAGCTGCCGACCGGGAATATGTGAATGCCTGCCGCGACCTGGGCGGCACCGAGTTCCTGGCTAAGCCCTTTGCCGTCGAGACGGTCTACCGGCACATTCTTGAGGTCATCGACTATCCGCGCCAGTTCGTCGCGACCCAGCACTATTTCGGGCCCGACCGACGGCGTCGCGTCCTGCCTCCGTCCGATGGCCATGAGCGGCGCATCGCCCGCGAGGAAGACGCCGTCGTCGTCTATTCCTCGGAGAGGGTGGTGAAGCCGCAGGAAACAGCCGATGTCTGGTTCTTCCGGCTGCCCAACCGCCTCAAGGAGAAAGCCGGCGGCCTGGGCAAGGGAGGAGGGGAACCCGGCGACATCCCCCTGGACCTTCTCAGAGAGGCGGAGGCCATGCTAGACCGGGCCGCCCTGGATTTTGCCCAATGGGCCACCACCTATTTGGCGAAGCTGTCGGACCTCTGCACCGACGCCGTGATGAAGCCCGGGCGCCGCGACAGCTATTTCCGCGAGATCAATCTGCTGGCCCACGAACTGCGCGGCCAGGGCGGGACCTTCGGCTATCCGTTGGTCAGCATGTTCGGCAAGATGCTCTACGACCTGACCGGCGAGAACTGCCGCGAGGACGACAATGCCGTCGAGATCGTCAAGGCGCACATCGACGCCATGCGGGCGGTGCTCCGCGAGAAGATTGCGGGCGATGGCGGCAAGATCGGCCGCGACCTGCTGGTCTCGCTCAACCAGGCCCTCGACAAGTATTCGGTAGTCCGCTGA
- a CDS encoding ABC transporter ATP-binding protein, translating to MNAPATASGRTKVIEVDDLVTHYGPRLILKGITMDVRDGEIMVIMGGSGSGKSTLLRHLLGLERPTTGAIRILGQDITKLTMKEMFALRRRFGVAFQGGALFSSMTVGQNIMLPLVEHTDLDPMTMEIMARMKLEVVNLAGFENLMPSELSGGMIKRAAVARAIVMDPQILFMDEPSAGLDPVVSASLDDLILRLRDAMGMAIVVVTHELESAFKIADRITVLDKGNILFVGTVEEVRNHPSERIQNLLNRRTEEDNVDPEEYLRRLMGEETMGRARL from the coding sequence ATGAATGCCCCGGCGACCGCTTCCGGCCGTACCAAGGTGATCGAGGTCGACGACCTGGTCACCCACTATGGTCCCCGCCTGATCCTCAAGGGCATCACCATGGATGTCCGCGACGGCGAGATCATGGTCATCATGGGCGGCTCGGGTTCGGGCAAGAGCACCCTGCTCCGCCATCTGCTGGGCCTGGAACGCCCGACAACGGGGGCCATTCGCATCCTGGGCCAGGACATCACCAAGCTGACCATGAAGGAGATGTTCGCGCTCCGCCGGCGTTTCGGCGTCGCCTTCCAGGGCGGCGCCCTGTTCAGTTCGATGACCGTCGGCCAGAACATCATGCTGCCTTTGGTCGAGCATACCGACCTTGATCCCATGACCATGGAGATCATGGCCCGCATGAAGCTGGAGGTGGTCAACCTGGCCGGCTTCGAGAACCTGATGCCGTCCGAACTGTCGGGCGGCATGATAAAACGCGCCGCCGTGGCCCGCGCCATTGTCATGGACCCGCAGATCCTGTTCATGGACGAGCCGTCGGCAGGCCTGGACCCGGTGGTATCGGCGTCCCTGGACGACCTGATCCTGCGTCTGCGCGACGCCATGGGCATGGCCATCGTGGTGGTGACCCACGAACTGGAAAGCGCTTTCAAGATCGCCGACCGCATCACCGTCCTGGACAAGGGCAACATCCTGTTCGTCGGCACCGTCGAGGAAGTGCGCAACCATCCCAGCGAGCGCATCCAGAATCTGCTGAACCGACGCACCGAGGAAGACAACGTCGATCCCGAGGAATACCTGCGCCGGCTGATGGGGGAAGAAACCATGGGGAGGGCCAGGCTGTGA
- the elbB gene encoding isoprenoid biosynthesis glyoxalase ElbB, with translation MAERKPLVAVVLSGCGVFDGAEIHEAVLSLLALDRRGAAYRCYAPDIDQAQVVDHRTGQPETGKRNVLAESARIARGDIKPLSDLDPGKVDALLFPGGFGVAKNLCGLAFDGAGCEVDPEVVRVVRGAVTAGKPIAALCIAPALMARVLEGAEVTIGHDAATAEAIVAMGGRHKIAGHGEVVVDRRLKLVTTPCYMLDSTIGQIADGADNAVRALLELV, from the coding sequence ATGGCCGAACGCAAACCTCTGGTGGCGGTGGTCCTGTCCGGCTGCGGCGTGTTCGACGGGGCCGAGATCCATGAAGCGGTGCTCAGTCTGCTGGCCCTGGATCGCCGGGGGGCTGCCTACCGATGCTATGCTCCCGACATCGACCAGGCCCAGGTGGTCGATCACCGGACCGGCCAGCCGGAGACCGGCAAGCGCAACGTTCTGGCGGAATCGGCCCGCATCGCACGCGGCGACATCAAGCCGCTAAGCGATCTGGACCCCGGCAAGGTCGATGCCCTGCTGTTTCCCGGTGGCTTCGGCGTCGCCAAGAACCTGTGCGGCCTGGCCTTCGACGGTGCGGGCTGTGAAGTCGATCCCGAAGTGGTCCGGGTCGTCCGCGGGGCCGTGACGGCCGGCAAGCCGATCGCCGCGCTCTGCATCGCGCCGGCCTTGATGGCCCGAGTGCTGGAAGGGGCGGAGGTGACCATCGGCCACGACGCCGCCACGGCCGAAGCCATCGTCGCCATGGGCGGCCGCCACAAGATCGCCGGCCATGGCGAGGTGGTGGTGGACCGGCGCCTGAAGCTGGTCACGACGCCCTGCTATATGCTGGATTCCACTATCGGCCAGATCGCCGACGGCGCGGACAATGCGGTCAGGGCGCTCCTCGAACTGGTATGA
- the yacG gene encoding DNA gyrase inhibitor YacG — protein sequence MTDTPAKVVSLKPRKCPLCGKPVDVAFKPFCSKRCADIDLGRWLSEGYRVQTDESPEIPDLSDGEEGNESRVMRRESED from the coding sequence ATGACGGACACCCCTGCGAAAGTCGTTTCGCTGAAGCCCCGGAAGTGTCCGCTTTGCGGCAAGCCGGTCGACGTAGCGTTCAAACCCTTCTGCTCGAAGCGTTGCGCCGACATCGACCTGGGTCGCTGGTTAAGCGAGGGCTATCGTGTCCAGACCGACGAAAGTCCGGAGATTCCGGACCTTTCCGACGGCGAGGAGGGCAACGAATCCAGGGTAATGAGGCGTGAATCCGAGGATTGA
- a CDS encoding YbaN family protein, translating to MLAAATKRYLLIVLGWSFVVLGVVGAFLPVLPTTPFLLIALWAFARSSGRFHAWLYHHPQLGPPLQRWEQHGVIPLRVKFLSVGAMAVSLVYVVGFSGAPWPAVGGMALFIAYGAWFVLSRPSLPRKIAE from the coding sequence ATGCTCGCGGCCGCCACCAAGCGATATCTGCTGATCGTGCTCGGATGGTCCTTCGTCGTCCTCGGAGTCGTGGGGGCGTTCCTCCCGGTTTTGCCGACGACACCGTTCCTGCTCATCGCCCTTTGGGCCTTCGCACGCAGTTCCGGGCGTTTCCACGCCTGGCTCTACCACCATCCCCAACTGGGCCCTCCGTTGCAGCGTTGGGAACAGCACGGCGTCATTCCTCTCCGCGTCAAGTTCCTGTCGGTGGGCGCGATGGCGGTCAGCCTCGTCTACGTGGTGGGGTTTTCCGGGGCGCCCTGGCCGGCGGTAGGGGGCATGGCCCTGTTCATCGCCTATGGGGCTTGGTTCGTACTGTCGCGGCCCAGCCTGCCGAGGAAGATCGCCGAATGA
- a CDS encoding ABC transporter permease: MSAPDDKPPSAAVRFTEKVGRNVVVAVEEIGNCGVLLGESLFWMLLGPKYRQPVRMVSIVAQMMEIGIRAVPIIALLAATIGVMLAIQGIHTLRLFGAESRVTIGIALSITREFAPLITGILVAGRSGSALAARLGTMKINQEVDALHVMGINPVRFLVAPALFAMIVMVPALTFFSDLVGLYAAGLYVGFDLGISMAAYIDQVREILNNDHLAHGLGKSLIFAVLIAVIAVVNGASVSGGAEGVGKVTTRAVVQSISAIVVTDMIFAFVVTR, from the coding sequence ATGTCCGCCCCCGATGACAAGCCGCCCAGCGCCGCCGTCCGCTTCACCGAGAAGGTGGGGCGCAACGTCGTCGTGGCCGTCGAGGAAATCGGCAACTGCGGGGTCCTGCTGGGCGAAAGCCTGTTCTGGATGCTGCTGGGCCCCAAGTACCGCCAGCCGGTGCGCATGGTGTCCATCGTCGCCCAGATGATGGAAATCGGCATTCGGGCGGTGCCCATCATCGCCCTGCTGGCCGCCACCATCGGCGTCATGCTGGCCATCCAGGGCATCCACACGCTCCGGCTGTTCGGCGCCGAATCGCGCGTCACCATCGGCATCGCGTTGTCCATCACCCGCGAGTTCGCCCCCCTTATCACCGGCATCCTGGTGGCCGGCCGGTCGGGCTCGGCGCTGGCCGCCCGCCTGGGCACCATGAAAATCAACCAGGAAGTGGACGCCCTGCACGTCATGGGCATCAACCCGGTCCGCTTCCTGGTCGCCCCCGCCCTGTTCGCCATGATCGTCATGGTGCCGGCGCTGACCTTCTTCAGCGACCTGGTGGGACTCTATGCCGCCGGGCTCTACGTGGGCTTCGATCTGGGCATCAGCATGGCCGCCTACATCGACCAGGTGCGCGAAATACTCAACAACGACCACTTGGCGCACGGCCTGGGCAAGAGCCTGATCTTCGCCGTCCTGATCGCCGTCATCGCGGTGGTCAACGGCGCCTCGGTCTCGGGCGGCGCGGAAGGAGTCGGCAAGGTGACAACCCGCGCCGTGGTGCAGTCCATCTCGGCCATCGTGGTCACCGACATGATCTTCGCTTTCGTGGTGACCCGCTGA
- a CDS encoding ribonuclease E/G → MAIDRILIDSRPGLGRAALLDGERLVELRVERPGRESRVGAVYLGRLRKVAKGLQAAFVDIGLERDGFLPLSDGLSEGDALAVRVVRDPEGEKGAKLAQVPGDATGLRPPLCLRPAPSLAERLRLDFPEAALSEEAFGEELEDAVAAALVPYVPLPSGGSLAIEETAALVAIDVNAGPGAGGGREASHLAVNREAAAEVARQIRLRNLAGSLVVDFLRMKRDEGRRKVLTALREAVATDPAGVQVRGFTALGLVEMVRTKSGESLSRLLTVPCAACGGAGRIPSPDRIAADILAALEREARARPGGTLRLLAAPSALAALPETGNRFGHPVVLEARADFPADTFHILVAP, encoded by the coding sequence GTGGCCATCGACCGCATCCTGATCGACTCCCGTCCCGGCCTGGGTCGCGCCGCCCTGCTGGACGGGGAGCGTCTGGTTGAATTGCGCGTCGAACGGCCAGGCCGCGAGAGCCGGGTGGGCGCCGTCTACCTGGGCCGGCTGCGCAAGGTGGCGAAGGGCTTGCAGGCGGCGTTCGTCGACATCGGGCTGGAGCGAGACGGCTTCCTGCCTCTGAGCGACGGCCTGTCGGAGGGAGACGCCCTGGCGGTCCGCGTGGTCCGCGACCCGGAAGGGGAAAAGGGGGCCAAGCTGGCCCAGGTTCCCGGCGATGCTACCGGCCTGCGGCCGCCCCTGTGCTTGCGCCCCGCGCCTTCGCTGGCGGAACGCCTGCGGCTCGATTTCCCCGAAGCCGCCTTGAGCGAGGAAGCCTTCGGCGAAGAGTTGGAAGATGCCGTCGCGGCGGCGTTGGTTCCTTACGTCCCCTTGCCATCGGGCGGCAGCCTGGCGATCGAGGAAACGGCCGCCCTGGTCGCCATCGACGTCAATGCCGGTCCGGGCGCGGGGGGCGGACGCGAGGCATCCCATCTGGCGGTGAACCGGGAGGCCGCCGCGGAGGTCGCCCGCCAGATCCGGCTGCGCAACCTGGCCGGTTCCCTGGTGGTCGACTTCCTGCGCATGAAGCGGGATGAAGGGCGCCGCAAAGTGCTGACCGCTCTCCGCGAGGCCGTGGCAACCGATCCGGCCGGCGTCCAGGTGCGAGGCTTCACGGCTCTCGGACTGGTGGAAATGGTCCGGACCAAGTCGGGCGAGTCTCTCTCCCGGCTGCTCACCGTTCCCTGCGCTGCCTGCGGCGGGGCGGGGAGAATCCCTTCCCCCGACCGGATCGCCGCCGACATCCTGGCCGCCCTGGAGCGCGAGGCGCGGGCACGGCCGGGCGGCACCCTTCGCTTGCTGGCCGCACCATCCGCTCTTGCCGCCCTGCCGGAAACGGGGAATCGCTTTGGCCACCCGGTGGTCTTGGAAGCGCGTGCCGACTTTCCCGCCGATACATTCCACATCCTGGTTGCGCCATGA
- a CDS encoding Maf family protein, with amino-acid sequence MSRLVLASASPRRVELLAQVGIVPDAIQPSRVDESVRPRELPRRHAQRLAEAKARAVADGFPGAYLLGADTVVACGRRILGKAETEAEARRFLDLLSGRRHRVYGGVAIVGPDGKVHSRMVVTAVAFKRLSGEEIDAYLASGEWRDKAGAYGIQGRAALFVRGIVGSYSNVVGLPLFETAALLRGLGYRWPSTAS; translated from the coding sequence ATGTCGCGCCTGGTGCTCGCGTCGGCCTCGCCCCGGCGGGTGGAGCTGCTGGCCCAGGTGGGCATCGTCCCCGACGCCATCCAACCCTCCCGCGTGGACGAAAGCGTTCGTCCGCGCGAGTTGCCGCGCCGCCACGCCCAGCGGCTGGCGGAAGCGAAGGCACGCGCCGTGGCCGACGGCTTTCCCGGGGCCTATCTGCTGGGAGCCGACACTGTGGTGGCCTGCGGCCGGCGCATCCTCGGCAAGGCGGAAACCGAGGCGGAGGCCCGGCGCTTTCTCGATCTGCTGTCGGGCCGCCGCCACCGGGTCTACGGTGGCGTGGCCATCGTCGGCCCCGACGGCAAGGTGCATTCGCGCATGGTCGTCACGGCCGTCGCCTTCAAGCGCCTGTCGGGCGAGGAGATCGATGCCTACCTGGCCTCCGGCGAGTGGCGCGACAAGGCTGGGGCCTATGGCATCCAGGGCCGGGCCGCTCTGTTCGTGCGGGGCATCGTGGGGTCCTATTCCAACGTCGTCGGCTTGCCGTTGTTCGAAACGGCCGCTCTGCTGAGGGGGCTCGGCTACCGGTGGCCATCGACCGCATCCTGA
- a CDS encoding MlaD family protein, with protein MKSNKINYLLVGSFVLVMVAALIFVTAVLSGRTGTADAYYAIYKNVTGVKFGTQVLYEGYPIGQVEKITPMAEKGGMRFRVDLTVNQGWMIPEDSVASIRAPGLLSAITIAIDAGKSERPLTPGAQIKGQDAANLFSVMSNVASDLGSLADTHLRPLLITLDRTVAVFGNLLEKDGERLVGEIISLIQDINKRVPKVAEDIEIFSGEMSKASKELSAFLSPANRKAMEDMIGNLDAASKDLHGVSGKANALLDNSNKLVTDTDGVVVKNREKIEASVNDMRHVLGSLSRHIDSINQNLEGTARNMYEFSREIRQNPGRLLGGSSPKDEATEGTRR; from the coding sequence GTGAAAAGCAACAAGATCAATTACCTGCTGGTGGGCAGCTTCGTACTGGTCATGGTGGCGGCGCTGATTTTCGTTACCGCGGTGCTGTCGGGACGGACGGGAACGGCGGATGCCTACTACGCCATCTACAAGAACGTCACCGGCGTCAAGTTCGGCACCCAGGTGCTCTATGAAGGCTATCCCATCGGCCAAGTGGAAAAGATCACGCCGATGGCGGAAAAGGGCGGCATGCGCTTCCGGGTCGACCTGACGGTCAACCAGGGCTGGATGATCCCGGAAGACAGCGTGGCCAGCATCCGCGCGCCGGGCCTGCTGTCGGCCATCACCATCGCCATCGACGCGGGCAAGAGCGAAAGGCCGCTCACTCCCGGCGCCCAGATCAAGGGCCAGGATGCCGCCAACCTCTTCTCCGTGATGTCCAACGTGGCCTCCGACCTGGGCAGCCTGGCGGATACCCATCTGCGCCCCCTTCTGATCACCTTGGACCGCACGGTTGCGGTCTTCGGCAACCTCCTGGAGAAAGACGGCGAGCGCTTGGTCGGCGAGATCATCTCCCTGATCCAGGATATCAACAAGCGGGTGCCCAAGGTGGCGGAGGACATCGAGATCTTCAGCGGCGAGATGAGCAAGGCCAGCAAGGAATTGAGCGCCTTCCTCTCGCCGGCCAACCGCAAGGCGATGGAAGACATGATCGGCAACCTGGATGCCGCGTCCAAGGATTTGCACGGCGTTTCCGGCAAGGCCAACGCCCTGCTCGACAACTCCAACAAGCTGGTGACCGATACCGACGGCGTGGTGGTCAAGAACCGCGAGAAGATCGAGGCCTCGGTCAACGACATGCGCCATGTGCTCGGATCGTTGTCCCGCCACATCGACTCGATCAACCAGAATCTGGAAGGCACGGCGCGGAACATGTATGAATTCAGCCGGGAAATCCGCCAGAACCCGGGCCGCCTGCTGGGCGGTTCGAGTCCGAAGGACGAAGCGACGGAGGGGACCAGACGATGA
- a CDS encoding class I SAM-dependent RNA methyltransferase yields MSRTFEATVEALGSQGDGLARAADGTRLYIPLALPGERVRVRIRDKRGDGLLAEMEELLEPAPTRVAPFCPLFGSCGGCALQHADAASHAAWKVQQVTEALAHRGIEATVAAPVMVPPGRRRRATFSVMRLQAGVVLGFSERLGRRVVDVRRCPLLLPALDDRLPALREALAGVLRQGERGTLRLTLAAEGLDLVLGLARRPGPEEGLRLAALEGVGRVSWQKSEAEPAELLAQRRRLHITLSGIAVELPPGGFLQPSAEGEAVLVGLVREALGRPKRVLDLYAGLGTFGLALAGDGLSVQAEEGNAAAVDALRQAAGRAGLGGRLAAEVRDLDRRPLADAELKAFDAAIFDPPRAGARFQAAALARSPSIRRIAAVSCNPATLARDLRLLVDGGFRLLKVVPVDQFPYAAHVEAVAILAR; encoded by the coding sequence GTGAGCCGCACCTTCGAGGCGACCGTCGAGGCCCTGGGCAGCCAGGGCGACGGCTTGGCACGGGCGGCGGACGGCACCCGCCTCTATATTCCCTTGGCCCTGCCCGGCGAACGGGTGCGGGTACGCATCCGCGACAAGCGCGGCGACGGCCTGCTGGCCGAAATGGAAGAGTTGCTCGAACCCGCACCCACCCGGGTCGCACCCTTCTGTCCCCTTTTCGGAAGCTGCGGCGGCTGCGCCTTGCAGCATGCCGATGCGGCCAGCCATGCGGCCTGGAAGGTGCAACAGGTCACCGAGGCCTTAGCCCATCGCGGTATCGAAGCCACCGTCGCGGCGCCGGTCATGGTGCCGCCCGGCCGGCGGCGACGCGCGACCTTCAGCGTCATGCGGCTCCAGGCCGGGGTCGTGCTGGGATTCAGCGAGCGGCTCGGGCGTCGGGTGGTGGATGTGCGCCGCTGCCCTTTGCTGCTGCCCGCCCTCGACGACCGCCTGCCGGCCTTGCGCGAGGCCCTGGCCGGCGTCTTGCGCCAAGGAGAGCGGGGCACCTTGCGCCTCACCCTGGCGGCGGAAGGACTGGACTTGGTGCTCGGCCTGGCCCGCCGCCCTGGCCCGGAGGAAGGCCTGCGGCTGGCTGCTCTGGAAGGGGTGGGGCGGGTTTCCTGGCAGAAGTCGGAAGCCGAGCCCGCCGAGTTGCTGGCCCAGCGCCGGCGCCTGCACATCACCCTGTCCGGCATCGCCGTGGAACTGCCGCCGGGCGGCTTCCTCCAGCCCAGCGCCGAAGGCGAAGCGGTCCTGGTCGGCTTGGTGCGCGAGGCCCTGGGCCGACCCAAGCGGGTTCTCGATCTTTACGCCGGCCTCGGAACCTTCGGCCTGGCTCTGGCGGGCGACGGGCTTTCCGTCCAGGCGGAAGAAGGCAACGCGGCGGCCGTCGACGCCCTGCGGCAGGCGGCAGGCCGGGCCGGCCTGGGCGGCCGCCTGGCGGCCGAGGTCCGCGACCTGGACCGTCGGCCCCTGGCTGATGCCGAACTCAAAGCCTTCGATGCCGCGATCTTCGATCCACCCCGTGCCGGCGCCCGCTTCCAGGCCGCCGCCCTGGCGCGGAGCCCTTCGATCCGGCGCATCGCCGCGGTGTCCTGCAATCCCGCCACCCTGGCCCGCGATCTGCGCCTGCTGGTCGACGGCGGCTTTCGGCTCCTCAAGGTGGTCCCCGTCGACCAGTTCCCCTACGCCGCCCACGTCGAGGCCGTGGCCATTCTTGCCCGCTGA
- a CDS encoding PqiC family protein, translating to MSKLKPIILALGLSLAVAACGGGGGPVPQNTFYRLQVAAPAASGAAAILPGILEVDRFVVEGLTAGRAIVYSDSAKPQELHEYHYHLWTEPPATMLRDELVNFLRAGKAAAQVVTPEVRVSPDYMVRGRILRLERVVGGTPGALVELEMSARKIRGDELLLLKTYKAQVVPSGDAVGEVATAFGKALTDVYGRFLGDLAAAKR from the coding sequence ATGAGCAAGCTGAAGCCGATCATCCTCGCGCTGGGATTGTCGCTGGCCGTTGCTGCCTGCGGCGGCGGCGGCGGCCCGGTGCCGCAGAACACCTTTTATCGTCTTCAGGTGGCGGCGCCCGCCGCGTCCGGGGCGGCCGCGATCCTGCCGGGCATCCTGGAAGTGGACCGCTTCGTCGTCGAGGGCCTGACCGCCGGCCGGGCGATCGTCTATAGCGATAGCGCCAAGCCCCAGGAATTGCACGAGTACCACTACCACCTTTGGACCGAGCCCCCGGCCACCATGCTGCGGGACGAACTGGTCAACTTCCTGCGTGCCGGCAAGGCCGCCGCCCAGGTGGTCACCCCCGAGGTGCGGGTATCGCCCGACTACATGGTGCGCGGCCGCATCCTGCGCCTGGAGCGGGTCGTCGGAGGAACCCCTGGGGCCCTGGTGGAACTGGAGATGTCGGCCCGCAAGATCCGCGGCGACGAGTTGCTGCTGCTCAAGACCTACAAGGCCCAGGTGGTGCCTTCCGGCGACGCGGTGGGCGAGGTGGCGACCGCCTTCGGCAAGGCCCTGACCGACGTCTATGGCCGCTTCCTGGGCGACCTGGCCGCCGCGAAAAGGTGA